Below is a window of Pyrobaculum aerophilum str. IM2 DNA.
TTGCCTGGCTACGGCATAATGTACGTGAAAAGCGACGGGACAGTATTGAGGTTTTGTAGCAGAAAGTGTTTTGTAAGCGCGGTAAAATACGGCAGAAACCCGAGAAAACTGGCGTGGGTGAGAAAAAGACAAAAGTAATTACCTCTTTGCTGGCACAGGTATTGCGTTTAGCCCGTGTTTAGCTCTAACCTCATTAATCTTCGAGACGAGGGCCTCTAGTTCTCCTGCGGCTTGACCTGGCTCTATAACCACGGCGGCAGCTGCGGACACGTTTATACCGGCGGCTTTTCCCAGTTTCTCCTTAGACGGAACGTAGACATAGGGCACTTTCTTTTCTTCACACAGCAATGGGAGGTGGGCCACCACCTCTGGAGGATCTACATCTTCAGCGATTAGC
It encodes the following:
- a CDS encoding 50S ribosomal protein L24e: MKIHKCAFCGADILPGYGIMYVKSDGTVLRFCSRKCFVSAVKYGRNPRKLAWVRKRQK
- the rpl7ae gene encoding 50S ribosomal protein L7Ae, which encodes MAVTIDPKTFYANPPPGKPFYVRFEVPNDVAEKALEILSIARQTGKIKKGTNETTKAVERGLAKLVLIAEDVDPPEVVAHLPLLCEEKKVPYVYVPSKEKLGKAAGINVSAAAAVVIEPGQAAGELEALVSKINEVRAKHGLNAIPVPAKR